ccaggacagccaggggtatacagagaaactctgtctgaaagacagagagagagagagagagagagagagagagagagagagagagagagagagagagggagggagggagggagggagggagggagggaggggaggggaggggaggggaggggaggggaggggaggggagagagacacacacacagagagacagagacagagagacagagataaaccCAGAGGGGATATGgactctacaagaagaccaacagagtcaactgacctagacccttgggggctcacagacactgagccaatcaaagagcatacataggctggacctaggatGTGTATGTAGCAGACGTGCAGCTCTGTCTTCATGcaggtctcccaacaactggagtgggggcttaCTCCAACTCTGTGGATCCTGTTCACCTAACTGGGCtcccttgtctgacctcagtgggagagcatgtgCTTAGTACTGCAGTGATTTGAGATGTAAGGGTGGGCTAGTACCCAGGGGGTACATTCCCTTTCTCACAGGAGTAGGGTAAGGGGGTATAAAGGTGGGGGGCTGTGTAGGGCAGGAATTGGGAGTAGAGGTGGGGCTgcagtgggatgtaaagtgaataaataactaattaatgggaaaaaaagagaacatttcCCTGTTAAGAGTTGTGAACCTAAAATCATTCAGGAAATGGGCTAAAATGTGGGAATTGGTATAAGCCAGGAAAACCCAGAGACCCAATTTTAAAGGTATTCGCCAGAAGGGATTAGTGTCTGATTTAGTTCACAATCTCTGGGTAGGAATGGTAGTTTAGGAGAAGGAGATAAGACAAACACAGACCAGAAACCACAATGTTATTCTAGCATCTTTGAACTCTAGCCAAGTCAGGACCTGTGGCATTTCTGGCTAAGCACAAGAACAGAACAGCTGTTTAGGGGTCCCTGCCCTGAACTGCCTGACCTAGCTTTATCTCCTGTCCTCATCATTATGGCCTCTGGAAATAAGGTCTGTACTGTCAGGAGGTAGAAGTATTCCTATGAATTGATTGACAGGATTGAGTGTCCCCACCCACAactccacctcccaccccccacccccacccaccacccctgACCTCAGAAATGCCCCTGAGAGCAACTCCAAGAACCACAGACTACAGAATGCTGAGGTCTCTGGGAACTGTTCTCTGTAGGTCAGGACCAAAAGTACTTTGGGGGACTCGGTGTTGAACAGAGGACAGGAATACTCCTGCTGGAGTTGTGGCACAGCCCCCAGGGCCAGTTGTTAGTGGGTGAGCTCGAGTTGAGGCCAACTCTCCCCTCCTTCCATCaacccccttcctctccctcccccaaaagACGTGTAACCACATTGTTGGTGAACAGCTGTACCCAGCTGTCCCTTGGTTAGGAACCATGGTGGCTGCGAGTTCACGATTGCAATGGCtctgctgtttctttttctttgacattttaaaaaagaattatttattttatgtatatgagcacactgtagctgtcttcagacacaccagaaggggacatcagatcccattacagatggttatgagccaccagatggttgctaggaactgaactcaggagccccaggaagaaaagtcagtgctcttaaccactgagccatctctccagccctaacctagttttttgggtttttttttttttttgcaattattcagcctggtggtggtggtgcaggcctttaatccaagcactagagaggcagagacgaGGAAGTTCTGTGAGTTCGAAAccaaccttgtctacagagtgagttccaggacagccagggccatccAAAGAAACCCTGTATTATTTGTGGCAAATATTAGCCCCAAGTgatctttgtgtattttggacaGAGGCTGATTACTTACCCAAGCTAACATTGGACTTTGATCCTTTTACCACAGCCTACCTAgaagtactgggatcacaggtgcgTGCTACTGTGTCTAAATCAGAAttagtccccccccccttttttttttttgtttttttgtttttttggttttttgagacagggtttctctgtatagctctggctgtcctggactcactctgtaggccaggctggcctcgaactcagaaatctacctgcctctgcctcccaagtgctgtgattaaaggcgtgcgccaccactgccaggcgtaGTCCGTTATtattaacatgattttttttacccTGTTTCATTAAAACAACTGGATTTCTGATATTCTTTGCATGTCTGGTAGAGAGAATATATTTTTAGGTAGTTGTGGTGGTGTACATggaacatgaaaacaaaaggcttgCTCATGGCTAGTCTGGGCTGCAAAATAccatttctaaaaacaaaaacaaaaatcaagctaagtgtggtgacatatgcctaaaatcccagtacttaggaaacagagacaaaagCATTGCTGCAAGTTGGAGGCAagtctgttctacatagtgaaccccaggctagccagggttgCATAGGAAGACCCTATATTGataagtatttaaataaataataaacaaatacaaaaagctgTTTCttgtaaagttttaaaaatgtgttctggctgggcagtggtgtcgcaagcctttaatccagcacttgggaggcagaggcagaggcaggtggatttttgataTTCtccatacctttaatcttagcacacAGGCGCAGACACTGGTGGAcatctgtgagtttaaagccagtacTACATACagaaagttccagggcagccagggctgttagacagagaaaccctgtctcaaaacgaaaCAAAAGGATCAAGAACTTAAGGTAGgcggctggagaaatggctccgtagttaaaaacacttgctgccccTGCAGACAACCTTGGATCAGCTCCCAGCAGCCatatgctggctcacaaccacctgtagctccagtctcaggggatttTATTCTCTCCTATGACGTCTGTGGGTGCTGTGCATGCATACGGTGCATGCAAACTACACAGATATGGCACAGCAAATAAAAAGAAGCTGAGGACAGGCTTGCGCTATATGGAGGGATCATTTCAGCTCCCCTCCAAAAGAACAAACGTAGAAACAAAAAGACCTATGAAGAGCAgattctggaacttgctgtagGAACTGACACCGCTCTTCAGTTGTTTAGGACAATATAACGAGTGGGCAAGCAGTCTAAGGAACACATGAAAACTCAAACCACTCATGAGCAGGTGCAGCTAGAACAGGGACATGAAAGAAAGGCACATGTAAACAGCAAGGAGGGACTCAGACTGGAGCAAACGCTTCAATAATGTCATGAACtgtagacatggctcagcagttaaaagcacttggtgTGAAATCAccaggaccagagttcaagtctGTCACTGGAGTTTGGATTCCAGGATGAACATTAACAAGCAAAGGTGAATAAGTAGGAGAccctgatactctcttctggtttccatgtacatacatacatacatacatacatacatacatacatacatacatacatacacacacatacatacacacacatactacatccctaaaacaacaacaaactgaatTAGTGGGTAAGAATGGACAGTGTTGAAAACTCAGGTTTCTAGACGACACCTTGATGTGCCCATTTGCAGAATTTATTTGctatttctcttcttatttttaagacaggatctcactacgtaacccctgtctgtcctggaacacactagGTAAaccagtctgacctcaaactaacagagatctgcctatagCACTAAATCCTGCTCCgcatttctaaattttaaaattaaaagtatttaaagtCTTAGCCTGGCCCAATGACACACAGCTTTAATTCCAACACCCAAGGGCTAAGGTTGGAGGACTACAGATAGTTTGAGGGCATTAAAGTGAGACTGTCTTaaacatacatagagagaatTTAAAATACCAACCTGGGCTTGGTAGTACAAGCCTATAATTTCAACACATAGGAAgcgaagacaggaggatcaccagttAGAGGCCAGCAGCTATTGCAttaggagaccctgtcttaaacaaaagaaaagctcCCACTTCATCATCTGAGCTTAAAGTGATCACCCTAGAATATCTAAGTGGCCCCATGCCACTGCAAAGGCCCCGTAAGTAAGCAGAAATCAGAATATCAATGATTCAATAAGGTAAACGACTATCCACTGCCAAAGATGGAAAAAGAGGTCGCAAGCCAGGGGTCTCAGGTAACTCCCAAGGTGAGTCTGTCTTTGACCTAGTGAGACATACTTCAGCACTTTGATGTCTGAACAATTAGTAAGTAAATCTGTTTTGATCCACCTAGTTTACAGGCATAGTTAATAGGACACCGTGCACTGAAAAATTCTGAGTGACTGTCCAGAGGGTCATAGTTCGCTGGGCAACGGGGAGCGGCCCTTTGTCCTCCAGTTTAATGGTGAACTGGCAATGTGGGGGGGTAGCCTTCACCCAGAGGCATGCATGGTCTGAGGCACCCATGTGCTGTCTAACTTCTCACAAAGCAGAAGCCTCTTCTCCTTATACTGGATAGTCTGGTGTTGGTCAGGGTAATCTTGCAATCCCTGACTCACTTGGGGTGCCTTACAACCTCCTGTTGGCTAGAGAGGATACCAGAAGTGGTGTATTAGGGGCTGGAGGCATCCAAGCATGCCTCTCCAGCTGCTCATGGGCCCTCTGGCTGGTGAAGCTTTCTATGAATGACCAGCTGAAACTTCCAGTCAAAGCTACACCCACAGTCCCGGCAGAAGTGGCGCCGCTGACCTGCGTGGCTCTTGCGGTGGATGACCAGCTGCGACTTCCAGCTGAAGCTGCGCCCACACTCCACGCACGCATAGCCCCGAAGGCTAGAGGAGCGCCGCATGGCCGGCTCCCAGGCCACCTGTGATGGTCTTTCCAGGCGTGGCCCACTCCTGTGTGTGCGGAGATGGATGATGAAAACCGACTTCCAATCAAAGCTGAGGCCACACTGCTCACAAATGTACAGCTTCCGAGGCGTGGGCCTATCTGGGGCTTCAAGCAGTGGTGTGGGAGACAAGCCTGGAGGGTCCTTGCAAGGGCTCTGTCTTTCACTTGGAGTGGCTTGAACTAGCCTTTGATCTGCAATGGCTCCCACTTCTGGGGGATGGCTCCCGAGGGACTCTGGTCCTTTGTGTGGTATCTCCTGTTTTGGTCTCAGCTCAGAGTCAACATGTGTCTCTGGCTGTAGCAGCGGCAGGCTTGCTGGGGTGAAAAGAATGTTCATGTGGGGTCTTGGACACAGGGGGTGCTTGCACAAAAGTATGGGGGTGGGCACCTTTTGGTAGAAGAAAGATGCAGCCAGATGCTGGGCCGCTGTACTAAGAGCCCCAGTGGGGTCCTAGTACATGTGGGAGGTGTGTGGAGGATGGGGCAGGGAAGATAGGACAGGGAGGGCCATTGATCCTCACCCTGGGACAGCACTGTGTCATACTTCTCTTGCATCACACCCCAGCACAGCTCTTTTTGTGATGAGTCCAACAGGCCCCACTCCTGCAAGGATGCAACCAGTCACTGCTTCTCCCAGGCAGCTTCACATCCCTACCCACCACCCCGTGGGTGGCAGGTTACTGAATTTCCATCTGCAGCAGGCTAAGGACTAAGCCAGAACTGGCATTTGTGAGTACTGGGTCAGCTTTTATCTATCAAACCGACCATCACTGTCTTCTCAGTGGTCTATCTCAGTGATGGCCAGAAGGACTGAAATTGTGGGTAGGTCTTGGAGAAAGACACAGTGGCTGTCCACATCCTTCTAGTCACTCACTATGAACAGGATGTGCTGGAAAGTCAGCATGAGGCCTGGAGACTGCCTGAACGTCAGCTACCTTCTGTCAAGACTgattaacaaaactgaaaattctTCCTTGGGGTGAGAGATTTTTCTTTGGGCTTTATTGGGGGTGCTTGTGAGAAAGAGTGGGTctgtgtagcccaagttggcctcaaatgcactatgtagctgaggctaactTGAAAGTTCTGCttttccagtctctgcctcctgagttctgggattaccagtgctggagatagaacctaggacctcatgcatgctaggaagGCACTCTACCAAGTGAGCGACATTTGCAAaacctttatttatttcattttattttttaggaagAGGACTAAGGAGCCAGGCATTGTAGGTGCACtttgatcccagtgctcagaggcagaggccagcctggtctacatactgagatCCAGGACATTTGGGGCTGTgtagacagacaaaacaaaacaaaaacaaaaacagggtgggatgggaaggaagactaagattaaaaagaataatGAAGCTGTGCATGGTAgagcatacctttgatcccagcactcaggagtttcTTGGCCTACAAAGCCATGGCGGCCAGGGcttgctacacagagaaaaaaccttgtcttgaactgccctcccacacacacaccaaaaaaaaaaaaaaaaaaaaaggagaaagaggatgaagaagagagaagaggaggaggaatttcAGGGCTGTGATGAGGTGAGTAGGCAAAGGTGATGGAGAAAGAACAAGAACGCTTAGGTGCTTGGTGCCAGCTGGCAGCTGGTTCAGGCAAGAGGGGTAGTCTGGTGGCAAGACAGGGCCCTAGCTATGATGGCCTTACCAAGGAAAGAATTCCTTGCCCGGATATCTGCCATATAGGTCTTTGATAGGTTGAGAAGCCAAAGCAAATGTGGAGAAAGGGAGGCAGCAGCCCCAGTTACAACTAGAGGTGGCACTAGTCTCTGGAATGGGGAAGGACACTGGACAGGGGTCAGAGAAGGGTTTCTTAACATTGAAGCACACCCTAACAACATTCTGTTGAGAGGGGAGGGGCTCAGAAGCAGAAAGAACCTGGAGAGGACAGATCCCTACCCCTTCCACGTTAACGGTGTACACTCAGGTAGCAGGTTCCATGTCACTGTACTCTGAGAAGGAGCAGTAGAAGGCATCTGAGGAATGTTTGGGAAGGGTGTCTTGATCTGACCTCAGGACTGCAGGAATCCTGCAGTGGCAGTCCGCTCTCCAACTGTACACATAACAGCTGGCTCATGGCCTGTATATACTGCAAACCTTTCCAGTAAGTGACCTCTCTGGAGGTGAGGAAGCCATGACCATTCTAGCCATGCTGGTCCTGGGGCCTAAATCCTTTCTAATGAGAGGGCTACCAGTCTATTCTTCAGCTCTTAGGACTTGATGGGAGGGAAGGTATTTACTACCAGAAGTAGTAAAAGACACATTGAGTCATGTGTAGGGGATCCTACAAAACTACAGGGCAGAACACAGCCACCAGAGACACTCCACCTCCCACATGCAAGGCCTGCATTTCCTGCTAGAGGCTGTTTACCTGGATCCTTCCTGATTGGGAGGATATGGAGGCTGTTTCCTGATGTTCAAGATGTCCCTCACGGTCCTGTGCTGGAAGGAGGGCACTTGGAGATactgagaaagagaggcagatggGAAGGAGTGTCAAGCTATTGTCACTGCATTGGcctttggcctgcctctgccatgtGACAGGGGGAGGTCAGCCCTGTTGCTTCTCAGGAACCCAGCTTTATGGTCTCACCAGAGTTCCTATCTCAGCTGGGATTGTCCGGTGTTATTTCAGGAGTCTACGCCCTGACACAACCTCTCCTAGGACACCTTACTCTGaaacccccacccctaccccggGGATTTGAAGTTCAGATGTTGCATCCCCTCACCCATCTCCTGCCCATCAGCACTGATTTCCTCCTTCACACTGCAATTGATCTGCGTAGATCTCTCTACCCAGGTGTCCTGTGGTGCCTCCGCAGGGCCTGCCTTGGAGGACGCTGTTGCTGCTGAGATGTGGTGGCTCCCTGAGGACTCCTTCATCTTCTGGACTAGAGGAAGCATCTTTGGTCTCAGGATATGGGCTGTGATCTGAAGAGAAGCATGTCACAGGGGTGCTGCCTTCAATCTGTCCCTCTAAGAAGCTAATGCCATTACACTCACCCAACCCAGCAGCTGCCCAGGATCATGCTGTAGCTCCTCAACAAGGGCTGCCGCCTCCTCAGGGCTCCCTGGTCGCTGCCCTCGAACCCAGGCCTGGATCTCAGGGGGCAACACACCCAGGAACTGTTCCAAAACCAGCAACTCTATCATCTGATCTTTGGAGGATGATTCAGGCTGCAGCCACTGGTGACACAACTCTCGAAGCTGGACCAGTGCTTCTCGGGGTCCTTCAACCTCCTCATAGCAGAAACCCCGGAAACGGAGCCGTGCAGCCTCAGGCTCCTCAAGGGTGGACCTGGAGTCTCTGAGGGATAGGTATGGGGTACCCAGAGGAGATGGCATTCTTGTTTTGAAGGGTCTTTTTGGAGATGACAGAGGGACCTACAGAAAAGGAAGAATATCATCTCAGGTCAGAAGACATATACTAGACCCCTCCTGGAAGCCAGTAAAGAGAACCCTGAGACCAGGAGAACTTCAAGGAAGGTCATGGGAGGTGCAGGCCCATAGCAATTGAGACCAGTTGAAAAAGCCATGAAGATAAATGACTGGATGGAAGGTGTCCAGGGACCGTCTGGAAAACTGCAAATGACTGGTTCAAACACTTAGGTACAATAGAGGGGTGTTGGGAGATGAAAGTAGCTCCCCCAGTAGACAAAGGGTCAAGCATGACACAGGTCGGACCATCGTCCAGGGTGACCTGGAGCCCTGAGGCTTCAGGCAGAAGGCCGACCACTGTGCTAGCTGAAGAGTTGGCTCTGGGGCCCAAGTACATCACCTGGGGCAGAGCTGAAAGCCTGGTTGCATTCCCAGGGGCTTAtatgggctgggctgggctgggagaCAGAGCTCGCTGACCACATCTGAACTGTAGATGCCTCatactgcctcagcctcacatACTACACATTTGAAACCCCGAAACAAAAGCCAAATCAAACAGCCCCGTTTTATGTGGAGTCGTAAACTGGAACCTGTGCCCCAGCTCTTAAGAGGTTCTGGATTGAAATCGGCTCTGCTGGGACATCTGTCCTGTTCAGGAGAAACTCAGAGCTGGGGGGGTACCGGGCTGTGACACAGGAAAAGGGTGGGTTCGATGGCTGGGAGGAGCTCTTGGTGATCCGAGGCGTAGGATTAAGAAGCTGCGCCTGCCCAGCTAGGAATGCGCTCACCTCTGACGCGTGGGGAAACCCCGGGAGCTTGGGGCACTTCCAGGAACGTACCGAGCACGTCCCAATGCCACTCACAGAACGCCCCGCCTCGCGCGTTGCCCTACCAGCCTGGCCAATCCTGCACCTCCTCCGCAGGAACGAGTCCCTCCGCTTGGACTACGTCTCCCGTGAGCCCCAGCAAGGACGACAGCAAGCTGCCAGGGCCTCTCACGCGCAGGCTTTTCGTTCCTCTCCTTGGGGTCGCGCTGCTGCAGAGTTCCAGGGGATCCCCTCTCCTGACTTGACAGCCGTTCTTCTCTTGCAACCTCAGCCGTAGGGCTCACGCACTGCTGACCGGAATGCGGGTTAGCCTTCTTACGCATGTGCGCTGCGGACCTGGTTTCAATTGGCCAGTGAGATGTCCTGACCAATCAGAACTGGCGCTCTCCGAAGGCGTCTCTCTCCATGTATCTCCTAGGTAACAGATGGCGCACAACTTACGGCCTCTGGCTATTCTCTGAGTTACTGTAAGGGTCGCCCTGCCTTGGAGGAGGCCTTGGTGGAGGTTCCTTGGCCTCTTGAGTCCAGGCGTCATCTCA
This genomic stretch from Arvicanthis niloticus isolate mArvNil1 chromosome 30, mArvNil1.pat.X, whole genome shotgun sequence harbors:
- the Znf446 gene encoding LOW QUALITY PROTEIN: zinc finger protein 446 (The sequence of the model RefSeq protein was modified relative to this genomic sequence to represent the inferred CDS: inserted 3 bases in 2 codons): MRKKANPHSGQQCVSPTAEVAREERLSSQEXGDPLELCSSATPRRGTKSXARERPWQLAVVLAGAHGRRSPSGGTRSCGGGAGLARLVPLSSPKRPFKTRMPSPLGTPYLSLRDSRSTLEEPEAARLRFRGFCYEEVEGPREALVQLRELCHQWLQPESSSKDQMIELLVLEQFLGVLPPEIQAWVRGQRPGSPEEAAALVEELQHDPGQLLGWITAHILRPKMLPLVQKMKESSGSHHISAATASSKAGPAEAPQDTWVERSTQINCSVKEEISADGQEMVSPSALLPAQDREGHLEHQETASISSQSGRIQEWGLLDSSQKELCWGVMQEKYDTVLSQASLPLLQPETHVDSELRPKQEIPHKGPESLGSHPPEVGAIADQRLVQATPSERQSPCKDPPGLSPTPLLEAPDRPTPRKLYICEQCGLSFDWKSVFIIHLRTHRSGPRLERPSQVAWEPAMRRSSSLRGYACVECGRSFSWKSQLVIHRKSHAGQRRHFCRDCGCSFDWKFQLVIHRKLHQPEGP